The following are encoded in a window of Acropora muricata isolate sample 2 chromosome 6, ASM3666990v1, whole genome shotgun sequence genomic DNA:
- the LOC136919478 gene encoding tether containing UBX domain for GLUT4-like yields MAACKSVVVLCPNARRHTVKVNPTTTILQVLEEVCKKQGLSSEQYALQNQRKILDDTLPIRYSGLANNAHLELVVSLKSKKVHSTSTVALQLESGERLVKEFSSSSSVWDVLCHWDTNQDSMHQGKILNSTPEEHKSPVCIYMTQEIKGEKALQNTTLHALGLTGKRAIIRLIHRQLEEQTLTAKNTETASEEEPKEDKTVDPVSQLETVNKPVVMSATSSSEGKNQFELSTETQKDVAMDDVISSKMRSKASDASVQEGAKEPKRARMSPPKPLFSDFKFPEETAGMDLYQREQADSSRREFLATSCDRHPIVFSEEYASSPTLNEGDQLPDSFFEVTVDDIRVMLRDLKNERNQADSAPLMTRAMREVRDEAEMYKYDTVVVRIKFPDRLILQAFFRPMEKVSAVAEFVKSHLEDSNVKFYLYTTPPRKILDQRNSTLFENKLYPASVIHFGSQEKREHFLAARYVDNPSTVLDAEKALVDNGALSVRSSARPDIGDSFVSSSTVDRDHEPGASSSRADRSVEEPNRIATDRPRHGGASKGVIPKWFKGTGK; encoded by the exons ATGGCGGCCTGTAAGAGTGTTGTTGTGCTGTGTCCAAATGCTCGTCGACACACCGTTAAAGTAAATCCAACAACTACTATTCTCCAG GTGCTTGAAGAAGTGTGTAAAAAACAGGGTCTTTCATCTGAGCAATATGCTTTACA AAACCAAAGGAAGATTCTCGATGACACATTACCGATTAGATATTCTGGTTTAGCCAACAATGCACATTTGGAGCTTGTTGTTAGTCTGAAATCCAAAAAAG TTCACAGCACCTCAACTGTAGCTCTCCAGCTGGAGTCAGGTGAGAGGCTTGTCAAGGAATTTTCCTCATCTTCATCAGTATGGGATGTTCTTTGTCACTGGGATACAAATCAGGACAG tATGCATCAAGGAAAAATCTTAAATTCTACCCCTGAGGAGCACAAAAGTCCTGTTTGCATTTACATGACCCAAGAG ATTAAAGGAGAAAAGGCTTTGCAAAATACAACTTTACACGCGCTTGGATTAACTGGAAAAAGAGCTATTATAAG GCTGATACACAGGCAGTTAGAGGAACAAACTTTGACAGCTAAAAACACAGAAACAGCATCAGAGGAAGAGCCCAAAG AAGATAAAACTGTAGATCCTGTGTCACAGCTGGAGACTGTCAATAAACCTGTGGTTATGTCTGCAACATCATCTTCTGAAGGCAAAAATCAGTTTGAACTATCAACCGAGACACAAAAAGATGTCGCTATGGATGATGTCATTTCGTCAAAAATGAGATCTAAAGCTTCAGATGCCAGTGTACAAG AAGGCGCAAAGGAACCTAAAAGAGCGAGAATGAGCCCTCCCAAGCCACTATTCTCTGATTTCAAG TTTCCTGAGGAGACCGCTGGCATGGATTTATACCAGAGAGAACA GGCCGATTCATCGCGGAGGGAATTTCTGGCAACTTCCTGTGACAGACATCCGATTGTCTTCAGCGAAGAATATGCATCATCCCCAACGCTTAACGAAG GTGACCAGCTTCCCGATTCATTCTTCGAAGTTACAGTGGATGACATACGTGTTATGCTGAGAGATTTGAAGAATGAAAG AAATCAAGCAGACTCAGCCCCTTTGATGACAAGAGCTATGCGTGAGGTGCGAGACGAAGCTGAGATGTATAAGTACGACACG GTGGTAGTACGAATCAAGTTTCCAGACAGACTTATCTTGCAAGCATTCTTCAGACCAATGGAGAAAG TTTCAGCTGTTGCGGAATTTGTGAAGTCACACTTAGAAGATTCAAATGTCAAGTTTTATTTGT ACACAACGCCACCTAGAAAAATTCTCGACCAGCGGAACTCAACTTTGTTCGAG AACAAGTTGTACCCGGCCTCAGTTATACACTTTGGATCTCAAGAAAAACGAG AGCACTTCCTCGCTGCGAGATACGTGGACAATCCATCAACAGTCTTGGATGCTGAAAAAGCTCTCGTAGATAATGG TGCTTTATCAGTTCGTTCAAGTGCTCGACCGGATATAGGAGACTCTTTTGTCAGTTCATCAACTGTAGATAGGGACCACGAACCAGGAGCTTCCTCGTCTAGGGCCGACAGATCAGTTGAGGAGCCAAACCGTATTGCAACAGACAGACCCCGTCATGGAGGAGCTAGTAAAGGAGTGATTCCCAAATGGTTTAAGGGAACAG gGAAATGA